A genomic segment from Mus caroli chromosome 17, CAROLI_EIJ_v1.1, whole genome shotgun sequence encodes:
- the LOC110283999 gene encoding formyl peptide receptor 2: protein METNYSIHLNGSEVVVYDSTISRVLWILSMVVVSITFFLGVLGNGLVIWVAGFRMPHTVTTIWYLNLALADFSFTATLPFLLVEMAMKEKWPFGWFLCKLVHIVVDVNLFGSVFLIAVIALDRCICVLHPVWAQNHRTVSLARKVVVGPWIFALILTLPIFIFLTTVRIPGGDVYCTFNFGSWAQTDEEKLNTAITFVTTRGIIRFLIGFSMPMSIVAVCYGLIAVKINRRSLVNSSRPLRVLTAVVASFFICWFPFQLVALLGTVWFKESLFSGGYKILDMFVYPTSSMAYFNSCLNPMLYVFMGQDFRERFIHSLPYSLERALSEDSGQTSDTSTNSTSPPTDIELKAP, encoded by the coding sequence ATGGAAACCAACTACTCCATCCATCTGAATGGATCAGAAGTGGTGGTCTATGATTCTACCATCTCCAGAGTTCTGTGGATCCTCTCAATGGTGGTTGTCTCCATCACTTTCTTCCTTGGTGTGCTGGGAAATGGACTAGTGATCTGGGTAGCTGGATTCCGGATGCCACACACTGTCACCACTATCTGGTATCTGAATCTAGCATTGGCTGACTTCTCTTTCACAGCAACTCTACCATTCCTTCTTGTTGAAATGGCTATGAAAGAAAAATGGCCTTTTGGCTGGTTCCTGTGTAAATTAGTTCACATTGTGGTAGATGTAAACCTGTTTGGAAGTGTCTTCTTGATTGCTGTCATTGCCTTGGACCGCTGTATTTGTGTCCTGCATCCAGTCTGGGCTCAGAACCACCGCACTGTGAGCCTGGCTAGGAAGGTGGTTGTTGGCCCCTGGATTTTTGCTCTGATTCTCACTttgcccatttttattttcttgactaCTGTTAGAATTCCTGGAGGAGATGTGTATTGTACATTCAACTTTGGATCCTGGGCTCAAACTGATGAAGAAAAGTTGAACACAGCTATCACTTTTGTAACAACTAGAGGGATCATCAGGTTCCTTATTGGTTTCAGCATGCCCATGTCCATTGTTGCTGTTTGCTATGGACTCATTGCTGTCAAGATCAACAGAAGAAGCCTTGTTAATTCCAGCCGTCCTTTACGAGTCCTTACAGCAGTTGTGGCTTCCTTCTTTATCTGTTGGTTTCCCTTTCAGCTTGTGGCCCTTTTGGGCACAGTCTGGTTTAAAGAGTCATTATTTAGTGGTGGTTATAAAATTCTTGACATGTTTGTTTACCCAACAAGCTCAATGGCTTACTTCAATAGTTGTCTCAATCCAATGCTCTATGTTTTCATGGGCCAGGACTTTCGTGAAAGATTTATTCATTCCCTGCCTTATAGTCTTGAGAGAGCCCTGAGTGAGGATTCTGGTCAAACCAGTGATACAAGCACCAATTCTACTTCACCTCCTACAGACATTGAGTTAAAGGCCCCATGA